A stretch of Rattus rattus isolate New Zealand unplaced genomic scaffold, Rrattus_CSIRO_v1 PGA_scaffold_81, whole genome shotgun sequence DNA encodes these proteins:
- the LOC116889757 gene encoding uncharacterized protein KIAA2012-like encodes MDRDYNVHHLHRGPLEHEPAFQKKLDSETTSLLPRKKKKRRPKLIHQKILVAIHHGRDLVDKAKRKKRTKTHQAKAPKKEREGRGLRPAEAAGGKQICL; translated from the exons AT GGACAGAGATTACAACGTGCACCATCTGCACAGAGGACCTCTAGAACATGAGCCTGCATTCCAAAAGAAGTTGGATTCTGAGACTACATCTCTTCttccaagaaaaaagaagaaaaggagaccaaAATTGATCCATCAGAAGATTCTAGTTGCCATCCACCAT GGAAGGGATTTGGTTGACAAAgctaagaggaaaaagagaaccaaGACACACCAAGCCAAAGCTCctaagaaagagagggaaggaaggggcctgaggccagcagaggctGCAGGAGGTAAGCAGATATGCCTGTGA
- the LOC116889763 gene encoding uncharacterized protein KIAA2012 homolog, with translation MSPSLKLSELHQDATRKPKHSKTKKKSDLTPNEQELGTKVKRTHKERNMELAAGLSTSDTTDSKEAGGTSHRGLLRPHSAAGRLHSRSAAGRLHSRSAKWLSLELDALDSQVAIDGRLSRSQATDVTSDVESEEDLQDKKQQLKASQDRIRIQNAEMRWKEVEQGRREQEKLIRLQWEQLEKAEKINEELELEQQRRTEEIRLRKQRLEEERQQQEEAERRRRLQLQAARERARQQQEELRRKLQEMQRKKQQQEAERAEAEKQRQKELELQLADEQKRLMEMAEEERLEYQRQKQEAEEKAKQEAEERRKQEEEAAKLALEEATKLAQEQIRQKAALEKHLHFHQELSKEASGLQWTQNISRPWVYSYFQSLQTPKP, from the exons ATGTCCCCAAGTCTAAAACTCTCTGAACTTCACCAAGATGCCACAA GAAAGCCAAAGCactcaaaaactaaaaagaagtCAGACCTGACTCCAAATGAGCAGGAACTGGGAACCAAAGTGAAGAGGACGCATAAAGAAAGGAATATGGAGCTGGCAGCAGGGCTCAGCACGTCAGACACCACCGACTCCAAGGAAGCCGGTGGCACCTCACATCGAGGGCTCCTCCGCCCACACTCTGCCGCTGGGCGACTCCACTCACGCTCTGCCGCTGGGCGACTCCACTCACGCTCTGCCAAGTGGCTTTCTCTTGAACTTGATGCTCTGGATAGTCAGGTTGCAATAGATGGAAGGTTATCACGCTCCCAGGCCACGGACGTCACTAGTGATGTGGAATCTGAGGAG GACCTCCAGGATAAGAAGCAGCAGCTGAAGGCTTCTCAGGACAGAATTCGAATACAGAATGCAGAAATGAGGTGGAAGGAGGTGGAGCAGGGAAGAAGGGAGCAGGAGAAACTGATCCGGCTCCAATGGGAGCAgctggagaaagcagagaagataAATGAGGAGCTGGAGTTGGAGCAGCAAAGGCGCACTGAGGAGATCCG CCTaagaaagcagagactggaggaagaacggcagcagcaggaggaagcagagagaagacgaAGGCTCCAGTTGCAGGCAGCCCGGGAGAGAGCCCGGCAACAGCAAGAGGAGCTCCGCAGGAAACtgcaagaaatgcagagaaaaaagcagcagcaggaggcagagagggctg aggcagagaagcagaggcagaaggaactggagctgcagttaGCCGATGAACAAAAACGCCTGATGGAAATGGCTGAGGAAGAACGGCTGGAGTACCAGCGGCAGAaacaagaagcagaagagaaagctaagcaggaggctgaggaaaggaggaaacaggaagaggaagcagcaaaGCTAGCTTTGGAAGAAGCCACAAAACTAGCCCAGGAACAAATCAG GCAAAAAGCTGCTTTGGAGAAACACCTTCATTTCCATCAAGAACTCTCTAAAGAAGCCAGTGGTCTGCAGTGGACACAAAACATTTCCAGACCATGGGTCTACTCGTATTTCCAGTCCCTACAAACTCCCAAGCCATAA
- the LOC116889756 gene encoding heterogeneous nuclear ribonucleoprotein H-like isoform X2 has translation MMLGAEGGEGFVVKVRGLPWSCSADEVQRFFSDCKIQNGAQGIRFIYTREGRPSGEAFVELESEDEVKLALKKDRETMGHRYVEVFKSNNVEMDWVLKHTGPNSPDTANDGFVRLRGLPFGCSKEEIVQFFSGLEIVPNGITLPVDFQGRSTGEAFVQFASQEIAEKALKKHKERIGHRYIEIFKSSRAEVRTHYDPPRKLMAMQRPGPYDRPGAGRGYNSIGRGAGFERMRRGAYGGGYGGYDDYNGYNDGYGFGSDRFGRGMSDHRYGDGGSTFQSTTGHCVHMRGLPYRATENDIYNFFSPLNPVRVHIEIGPDGRVTGEADVEFATHEDAVAAMSKDKANMQHRYVELFLNSTAGASGGAYGSQMMGGMGLSNQSSYGGPASQQLSGGYGSGYGGQSSMSGYGSQGAVNSSYYSSGSRASMGVNGMGGMSSMSSMSGGWGM, from the exons ATGATGCTGGGAGCAGAAGGCGGAGAGGGCTTCGTGGTGAAGGTCCGGGGCTTGCCCTGGTCCTGCTCCGCGGATGAAGTGCAGCGGTTTTTTTCTGACTGCAAAATTCAAAATGGGGCTCAAGGTATTCGTTTCATCTACACCAGAGAAGGCAGACCGAGTGGCGAGGCTTTTGTTGAACTTGAATCAGAAGATGAAGTCAAATTGGCCttgaaaaaagacagagaaactatGGGACACAGATATGTTGAAGTATTCAAGTCAAACAACGTTGAAATGGATTGGGTGTTGAAGCATACTGGTCCCAATAGTCCTGACACGGCCAATGATGGCTTTGTACGGCTTAGAGGACTCCCTTTTGGATGTAGCAAGGAAGAAATTGTTCAGTTCTTCTCAGGGTTGGAAATCGTGCCAAATGGGATAACATTGCCGGTGGACTTCCAGGGGAGGAGTACGGGGGAGGCCTTCGTGCAGTTTGCTTCACAGGAAATAGCTGAAAAGGCTctaaagaaacacaaggaaagaatAGGGCACAggtatattgaaatatttaagagCAGTCGAGCTGAAGTTAGAACTCATTATGATCCACCACGAAAACTTATGGCCATGCAGCGGCCAGGTCCCTATGACAGACCTGGGGCTGGCAGAGGGTATAACAGCATTGGCAGAGGAGCTGGCTTTGAGAGGATGAGGCGTGGTGCTTATGGTGGAGGCTATGGAGGCTATGATGATTATAATGGCTATAATGATGGCTATGGATTTGGTTCGGATAGATTTGGAAGAGGAATGTCTGACCACAGATACGGGGATGGTGGCTCCACTTTCCAGAGTACAACGGGACACTGTGTACACATGCGGGGATTACCATACAGAGCTACTGAGAAtgacatttataattttttttcaccaCTCAACCCTGTGAGAGTACATATTGAGATTGGACCTGATGGCAGAGTAACTGGTGAAGCAGATGTTGAGTTTGCAACCCATGAAGATGCTGTTGCAGCTATGTCAAAAGATAAAGCAAATATGCAACACAGATATGTAGAACTCTTCTTGAATTCTACAGCAGGAGCAAGCGGTGGTGCTTATGGTAGCCAAATGATGGGAGGCATGGGCTTGTCAAACCAGTCCAGTTACGGTGGCCCGGCCAGCCAGCAGCTGAGTGGTGGTTATGGAAGTGGCTATGGTGGCCAGAGCAGCATGAGCGGATAT GGTAGCCAAGGAGCAGTGAACAGCAGCTACTACAGTAGCGGAAGCCGTGCATCTATGGGCGTGAATGGAATGGGAGGGATGTCTAGCATGTCTAGTATGAGTGGTGGATGGGGAATGTAA
- the LOC116889756 gene encoding heterogeneous nuclear ribonucleoprotein H-like isoform X1 translates to MAMQRPGPYDRPGAGRGYNSIGRGAGFERMRRGAYGGGYGGYDDYNGYNDGYGFGSDRFGRGMSDHRYGDGGSTFQSTTGHCVHMRGLPYRATENDIYNFFSPLNPVRVHIEIGPDGRVTGEADVEFATHEDAVAAMSKDKANMQHRYVELFLNSTAGASGGAYGSQMMGGMGLSNQSSYGGPASQQLSGGYGSGYGGQSSMSGYDQVLQENSSDFQSNIA, encoded by the coding sequence ATGGCCATGCAGCGGCCAGGTCCCTATGACAGACCTGGGGCTGGCAGAGGGTATAACAGCATTGGCAGAGGAGCTGGCTTTGAGAGGATGAGGCGTGGTGCTTATGGTGGAGGCTATGGAGGCTATGATGATTATAATGGCTATAATGATGGCTATGGATTTGGTTCGGATAGATTTGGAAGAGGAATGTCTGACCACAGATACGGGGATGGTGGCTCCACTTTCCAGAGTACAACGGGACACTGTGTACACATGCGGGGATTACCATACAGAGCTACTGAGAAtgacatttataattttttttcaccaCTCAACCCTGTGAGAGTACATATTGAGATTGGACCTGATGGCAGAGTAACTGGTGAAGCAGATGTTGAGTTTGCAACCCATGAAGATGCTGTTGCAGCTATGTCAAAAGATAAAGCAAATATGCAACACAGATATGTAGAACTCTTCTTGAATTCTACAGCAGGAGCAAGCGGTGGTGCTTATGGTAGCCAAATGATGGGAGGCATGGGCTTGTCAAACCAGTCCAGTTACGGTGGCCCGGCCAGCCAGCAGCTGAGTGGTGGTTATGGAAGTGGCTATGGTGGCCAGAGCAGCATGAGCGGATATGACCAAGTTTTACAGGAAAACTCCAGTGATTTTCAATCAAACATTGCATAG